The DNA region TCTTAGTCTCAAGCCTTTATTTCTAATTGGATGCATTCTCTATTGCACTTTGCGTACAGCAAATCTAGAAACAGGACCACAAATTGTAGGGTCAATGGGTGAATaacagcaaaagtaaaaagGGTTACAATCCCAGTGTGACACTCTGCAAGCCCTTCAAGGTGCAACCCCAGATGATGGAAAATTCATAAGCATGTTGATTTAGTTCATTAGCTAAAAAGGCTGAGGTAAGTCTCTATTACATGTTTAAAGAAGGCAGCATAAAAAATTCTTCTTCTCAATTACTTCACTTTTCTGTGAcaagatttgtgtgttttttctgttttttcttaaaCGTGAGCCCCGACTAGTCCTCCTTGTGAAATCTCTGTCCATATGTTGGTGGCGGTATTCAGGAGGCTACAGCATGACATCACACCATGAAGTGGGTGTTTGCCTCTTAACCGTGGCGACCAGAAACCACAAATGAATTCCAGCGGtttacacaaaaaacagaaaaagaatgGCATGCCGGTACATACAGTACACTGAGAAATGTGTAggtgtaaaatatattttaccatTAGGAAGCTAGATGACAGAATGATATAGATAATATAATAAAGGGAAGGAACTCATGGGCACATTTGCTCATCCTCTGCCTTTCAATCTACTCTATGTAATACaggattaaatgttttttgtgaaataaacgCAGTGGTGGGATACCACTTTGGAGATTTAATGGTGCATAGTGGGACCCTTTAAAAAAATCAGTGGCTCCAGAGACCTAAAGAGGTCAGtttattcaatatttcatgaaaaaaggCAATATAGATTTGTGTGATAAAACCTTTTTCATCTCCCAATAATCATTTTATGACATCCAAGATTAATCTGGTAGTATGGAGCCATTAAGATAAACTTAAACTGTGCTAAGCAGATAAAATACGCTCAACCTTAATAAGGTTCCTATTAAGCAATCACTAATACCCTATACTAATGTCATATTTAACATCAAACTCGAGGTTTTGATCGAAAATAAATGTAGcctttaaaatttaattatcTTACTATAATGTATCAGTACTTTCATTGAAATGATCTGAATTCTTCTTCCAACTAATGCATATAACGATTCAATATTTGACAAAGTCAAgcatttagaaaatgtttttttttattattatttggagGGACAGGCTGTCAAATGGCTTAGATGaaagaaactgtttttgaaCAGCAGGTTAAAGTGTGaatatgtaaaaaataaagcagctttgtTTGCTCTGCAGGACCATTCAAGCAGAAGTATGTAcaacacaaaaggcaaaaagtaAGACACgttctttgaaaataaaattaaaaaagctgtACTGTAATACATTACATTGATAAACACTCACTGTTGCCATTTCTTCATGAGAATTGATGTTTTATACAAGAGAAACAAGTTTGCTTGCAAAAACCAGTGCCCTCTTAATGGCATAAGAACATATATTGGATGGATTTCAAAGTaatcaaaaaggcaaaaagcgAATAATACATTTCCAATGTGCACTCTGCACTTTTCAAAGTATACAATTAATTAGAACAAgattttaacaaacaggacCTGCATGCATAATTTCTAAAGGGTCCAGAAAGGCTGTTGAAACAGTTGTAGAAAGGGTGAGATATGTACATCAACTCTCTTCTGTCCCTCATCACAGATGACAGCACAATCACCTTTGAAAGGTCTTGTCCTGTAATTAATGAGGCAACTCTTCAATTTTcagggttttgtgtgtgtgataaaaaatgtataatatatgcAGTTTTTATCCACAAATCCCTATACATGTGTAATTTATAATATGTTGTAACCCAAGTCACAGACTTCCAAAAAATTCAGAGTACAATCAAATTGATCTTTTTCAATTTACTTAGTTTTAGTGGCATTTCGCTATGATATCTAACCATAAGACTGCCTATGAAAAATACTTCAGAATGCTAGAGAGCAATAACCTTCATAAGTATACATTTCTCTATAATTCATATATTACAAAGGTTGTCCCAGATTGAAAATTACTCATTTTGCTTTcttaataaaatattcaatttgtCAGTGATTAGAATTCTTTTGTCAACCTACATAAATTAGTTACAAAATATTAGTGTAATTTTCTATGGTTACATTATAGGCAGCAATACAATAGACCCATAATTTAGTTTCAGTGATTAGGGAGATTCCACAGTTTTCAGTCCCAAAGCTTAAATGGAAGCACTGTGCACACACCGTTGGTAGACATGGCTTCCCTGATAAGCAGGCACATCCAGTAAACTTCACAACAGCCCATTTTATTGCCAAAAAAGTCTTAAATTAATACACTactgaaataatgacataaTAACTTActaaaagaaatattaaatgtatAAGAGAATAGATATTAAATACTTTCTGATGGACTTGTGGTCCCGATTCCCATAACAAATGACTGAAGGTGAtatggaaaaaaggaaggaagattGCACTTTCTGGTGAAAATATCAAACCACAGTGCTTCTTGAATGAAAGTATGCTttatctgaaataaataaaattaaaccataaaggaaataatttaaaataaaagtaataaaggTAATACAGCTACAGATTTTAATGGTATGAGCCATTATTTCTAGATACCAAGCTCATAAATAAGAAACTCCATAATTTAGCGTTGAACTGTTGAATCGACCCCATACAACCAAAACAATGCCTATTCATACATAACTATTTTCACAGATAAAGTGCTTTTAGAGGAGCTTTTTGAGGGATTTTTTGTACCATTTAAGACCCTTGGGAGAGATCTTGAGGAGAAAGAGTCTACTAGAAGACACAGGGAGGACCCCACCTTCTCAAGTCATCTGGGTGTAAAGCCCAAAGGGAGGACATGAACAGGACTATGTTGTGATTTGACTTGGGTTTCATATGAAGGCCATCACAGCAATGGTCACCATACATTGCCTCCAAAAGCTAGAAAGCTAGAAAAAAATCCCTGAGGTGCACATTCAGCTGTGTTGAGATACCCAACCTGGCCCCGTTAATAGTTGATGTCCTGTTTAGCATATGGTTGGTGATCATGGTTTGGTTAAAAGAGCTTTCTTAGGAATTGAGAGCCATCATTGGTTTCTACGGGCCTGGTAAAAATTGATCTCTAGTCAGTatctttttacttttaacaCTAGCTGCCATCTCACACAGCATTAATCCCAAACTGCTTTGCTAACATTTTGAAGGCAAGTCTGGAATTTAAACATCTATTAGGCAAGAGGGAAATCACAGCTTCCTCTAAAATCTTGACATTGACATCTTATGTGCATGTTCAGTCCCATCGCGAACAGCTTTTTTCTTGCACTGTCCAAAGGTTTTCACGTTTCGTCAGACTTTCACAGACTCCATCACAGACAATTTCATGGCTTCCTCCAACAGCTGATTGTCTGTAAATGTGGTAGGGGGCTCTGGGATGGACTCTGAAAGGCCAATCAGCGACTCAAGCAGGCAGGTCCCCGGGTCGCTGGCCGCAGGGAAACTGGGATAACTAGgcaactgaaactgaaaaaagttGTCCATGTGTTCGTACTCCTTGAGGGAGTTGTAGAGCGAGCTGGACCCTAAGCAGGGGAACCCATCGAAGAACTCCAGGTCTGACTCAGAAGAGAGGCTTAGGTCCATGTTATAGCTTGCTGAACGATCAATAGTGGGGGAGGGAGTGTGGGGGACACTACTGCTGTGGAATAGGGCGTTTCCCTGGTTGGCGTTTTCGTCCAAGAGTTCTGAAATGGCTGTTGCTCGATTGTCGGTGTGATCATCTGCAGAGTCCAACAGTGCAGCGTCTATGTTGTCATTCTCGTCTGCAAAGTCCACCATGCTAAAGCTACTAAATGTCTCTGCAGACGGCTGCTGTGGCTCTTGCCGTTGATCTGGGCCGTAAGTGTTTTTACTGCTTTTGTCCCCGCCTGCCCTGGTCCTATCTGAGCAGTTCTCTGTGTCGCTGAAACTGAGGATTCGACTCAAGCCTTTCTCATCGACATCCAGTTGAGTTCCGTGGTCACACAGGTTCTCTCCTGCCTCCGAGTCCTCGCTGTGACCGGAAGAGTCTGATAGGTCCGTCATGTCGCTGCTACAACTATTCTCACCAGCTGTCGCCAGTTCTGAGCTGAAGGGGAAGGATGGCACTGCTGGTACAGAGGCGGCCGTGGTTgtgttctcctcctcttcctctgtgctcGACTGCTCCTCCAGCCTTTTCTCCAGTTCCAACTTCATGATAGTGTGGATGTAATGCGTCTGTACCCTGGTGGAGTTAAACTCAATGCGACCCTCAGTGTTTCCGCAGCCGTCCTTAGTGCAGCCACATGGGAAAGAGGAATGATCCATCtgtaaaaagcagcagaaagcagtCAAATTAACTGCAGCATCCAAGAGACATAAATCCCCTCGGTTGCTGTAATGACTGAATCGATAAGTCAAAACAAGCATATAGTTTTATGGGAACTTCAGCTCTTACCTGACATTTAATGCCTGCAAGGCTGCAGCTACATGTCTCGGGCTCACAAAAGCCTTGGCAGTCGCAACCACAGTTCTCCCTGGAGATCCTCAGCTCATGCAGCTGCCTCTTCTCCTCCTTGTCAATCTTCTTCACACCAGCTGCTTTGAGCAGTGCGTAGCGGCGTTTTGACGGGTAGGGCTGGAGGAAAGAGCCTTCGTCTAAGTTGGCCCCGCTGATGTCAATATCCTGCTCAGGGATGTCGTCCACAGTCAGCCGCTCTGCCTCCTCGCTCTCCTGGGTTCCATTCTTGGTCAGCTAAAGAGGACAAAGTGATGGTGTTATATTGGATACCACAAAGATTTCAGTACTTCACAGTTGTCCGTGCAAGTTCACTCACCTTTAATTTGAGAGCTTCCAGCTTCTCCTCCCTGAGTCTGTTGAGGAATTTCTCCCGGCGTAGAAGCCGCTGCTCAACAGCAAACTCTGCGAGCGTGTATGTGCGGAGTGTGCTGTGGCGCTGCATCATGCCTAGAGTGCATCCTCCGCGACTGGGAACACTGGTGAAGCCTTGGCACCGAGGGAAGAAGAACACTGTCACctggtcaaaggtcacattGCCCCGCCGTGGTCTCTTGGCTTTCTTAAGGATGGATGTTGCTGTGGACGGAAGCACAGATTTAGAATATTTCTTTGAGGAGAATAGACTAGTATTTTGAGTTGTAACAACTGCTGTTAGGTGCCACTAGATGGCATGATGCCCCATCAATGGATTTCTTCTCATGTGTGAACAGACTGTAAAAGGACACCCTTCTGATTCATTGCCCTAGTCCTCAACCAAGCCTTATCATGTAGCCAATTAAACAACACTGCTTACAGGGGTCCAGCACACTTACATCCTGTAAAGTGAAACATAAACTCCCAAAAATCCTTCCAGCTTTGTTTCTTGTACTCCTGCGTGACAAAAAAACCACCCAGCCCAGGAATTTCCCTTTGGTGGCCAGCACAGTGGAGGAAGTAGAGCTGCCAGGATCACAAACCGAGGGGAGTAAAGGCTTGAGGCTTCCGGATGGGGTGGAGGGTGGAAGCATAACTCTCAGGACAGCAATAAAAACAGCCCACCCTGGTCTCCCTGACCAGCTGACAGTCCCCACAAAAGTCCCAGTAACTGACAGGAGTCAAAAggttatttttctgttaaaacattcagcaccaacaacaaccagccATTTTTCTATACCcagacaaatacatttgaaCCATATGGGAATCAGAGTGGAACCATATGTGGGAACAAGCCCAACAATTATTTAAGCTTTATTATAAATTCCACTTCCTCAGCCCAGGAATATTCACGACTTTTGAACTTCACTTACAGACAAGCAACTTTTTCCTTGGCTCAAGCTGCcagagccatttttttttcctcttttagtgtgtgtggagagaaaaggaTGATAATACTCAACATGTGTTGAGCATTACCTTTATTATGTGGTGGGAAACTGCTTGTAGATTTCTATTTTCTCAGCCATGGAGCTTTCTTCTGGTGCACCCAGAGCAACTGCCCCTCCAAAGTCACAGGAGTCAAATGGGTAAATCTGTGTCCTTGTTGTGATAATATAACCTCTGAgaagaaaaacccaaaataaaacatgcagccTCACTATGCTGTCTACCTCGCTGCTGGTACGGGTGACGCAGATGAAATAAACTGCCAGATTCAGACTTGCATCCATCAAATCCAGCCAGGCTTATGACACCTGCAGAAGACAAATGATACCTTCTCCACTGCCTCTAAATGGGATGGCTTTGCTGGACTTTTTTGCCCATTCagtttaaaacagcaaacaactTTCTGTTCAAGACAAACATTGGATTATAATAGTCCACCCAATCTGCTTTTATAGACGTGTTTGCATGCCTTCTTTTCTTGATTGTCCtcagtccttttttttaatcccttcaCTCAGCCTTTTTCAGCACCTGTGCTGGGTGCATGCCCGGGCTTCAAACAAGGCTCTGTGTGTTCCCAGCCTTGGCAACCTGCCACGCTTCTCTTCCTGGCGCCCTGCCCCTCCATCCTGGAAACCTCACAACTGTTTGCCCTTCTCCCCTAAACTACAATCCCTCTCCAGCCATGATCTGTTCCCTACAGGCCAGCAGACGCACCAGGGTCCAGACAGAAACACCCTGAAGCCGCTCGACCTCGTCTTCTCTCAAAGAAAGGTgaggctctgtctgtctgcaagGCTCTGGGAAGAAGGTGAAGATGGAGCCAAGGTGAGCAGCCACTGCATAATGCGATTAGTCATTTTGCAGCTTTAGGGCATGAAATCAAAAGGGGTATTCATTGCAGAAGTCTGAAATCATTTCTGTAAAGTGTTTCATGGGCTGCCAGCTGTCTAAATTCCTTAATCCACTGCCCATCCCCCCAAAATTTTATGGGTTTGTTGTCAGAGCCACCACGGAGCAGTAAAGACAAGGCAAGAGAAGACATTAAGCATGTACCATCAGCTCTTACTATGATTTATTGTTGTTGGAAGAGGAACCTTACTGTTGAAATTTGTTGCTGGGGAGCTGGGGTTGCTGGGAGTGGAATCCAGGGTGTCAGAATAGCAGCTCTCCCCCTCCGAGTCCCAGCCTgagcaggcagaggagagggaagagggtGAGGGCGAGGAGTAGCATGGGTCCTCATCCACCTCCTCAAACTTCCTCTTGAGAAGCCCACTCATGGCGTTACTGCAAACAATCTGcaggagggagcagagagaggggtTATTAGCAAATTACTCATACTTAATTTAACAGCTTTGATCACTGAGGAGTCCGATTTTATCTTCTAGACAAAAGAAATTAACCGCATCTGTAAGCTGCAAGCTATTGTGCACACACAGGCCTTTTGCAGCGTTATTGATACAAGCCAGTCCTCTGCTCAGTCATGTGAGGCTGCATGCATCCCAACCTCTTGCTGCACTCAGCTGAGAGTGGGAGTTCGCCATTGCACAGGAAGCAATCAATCAGGCCTATTCACATAAGTCAACAATTACTGGACCCTACACCCTCTTCCAAATCCCTTCAGCTCAGCAAATGCATTGATTAGATAAAGCAAAGGTGACCCAATCATTTAACGatggacattttatttcaatCTCTCCATTTAGGTTGACTTCGGCAGGCCAAAGCCAGTGCAATTAGCCACTTGTCCATTTAATGTGCTCACATAGTAAATATGTACAGCTATGCATAGCCGAGATGTTTTGTAACGCAATCCCTGAATGCATTCTTTCAGAGCACCCGTGAGAGGGGCTGCTGgttcagcagtaaaaacaaTCAATcctcagagagaaaaagacaggaagaccAAGAGAGACTAAAAAGATGGTACCCAGTTAAAGCTCTGAAGGCCAGCGAATGCCAGTTACTCTCTAACATAATGTTAAAAACAAGGCCAAATTTCTTTGAAACCTCCTTCTTCGATGAggtttgctgatgtttttaaattttatttttgatgaggACTAATACCCTCGAAGCTCAACTGAATCAGCCTCCCAACTCTTCTATTTGTTCCAGGAACAcgacagaaacagagacagaacagaaacCACTGACATGAAAAATTTACATATTGGATGGGAAGGATGGTTTACTAGTGGAGTGTTTTATGGTTGTGGGACATAAATGCATCACGTAGCTCAGACAAATTACAGACAATGTGCTTTACAACTTCTGAGTAGCACGAGGGGATGGCGACTGCAAGACAAGACAGGTCACCATCACAGTCTATTGGCGTAGCTCCTGATAACTTAAACAAGGAGGGAcggaggggtggagggaggaaggaagtcAGGGGAGAAGGAAGACATGACTGGGCTCTGCTCCAGCATAGACACTCCCTACAATAATGTGGAATGGGAAAGGAGGGTTTTACTTCACCCGTAAAGAGATCATTTCACCATCACTGTTTACTGTCAGAATCACAGCCAAAtcacatgcagctgctgcaaCTTGAGCGGGTTATGCATGCACTTCAATTTCTGGTTATTTTTAGCTGTGTTTATGCAAATATTTGCGTGGTAATACCTATAATTTTGTTAAAGTGTTCACTGTCTTTTTTGGGCAGTGTAAGGATCTTTAAATTTACATGGCAACTTAAATTGCCAATTATTACATTGAACAGGCAAAGCTAAAACTGCCTTCACTCCATAGCAGGCAGctaaaaaacaccaaagaacCGATGATTTTAAAGGAACTTTAATTTATTGTGCGTCCTGCATGCCTTGTTTGCCTTAGCAGTATGTTATGCAAGAGTCAGCACCCataggagagggagagggggagagagagagagggagagtatGAAAAGCAAGTATGCAAGGAAGAGGTCATTTTCTACACGCAACAGGGAGCAATTATGCAAAACCAATCCTCCTTCTGACAAGGATAAAGGAGAAGTCAGAATCAAGGGCAAGAGGCTGGCACCTTTGTACAGGCAGTGGGGGCATCTTTGCAGCCACAATGGTAGTCATTGCTATTGCTCCAGTCAGATATTGTTGTCCCCAGTGCACATATGATGAATGAATCACCTTGCAATAGGTCAAACTGCCTCATACTGTCCctgcaacaaacaaaaaggcctCCACTGCAGTGCTTCCAACGTGTTTTAAATTACCCAACCGATGAGAAAAGCAGTTGCTTAATTCCCATCCATCAGTTTACTCGAGCAGGAAATAATCTCAAACTGCATTTTACGGCTACTAATATTATCATATCATGGGATTTACCCTGAAACAGTTTAGAAACACCTGGGTGCAGCATCTGTtgcatttgtattcatttatcaGACAACATGTGTGCTCTAAACGCCACAGGACACCACATATCTGTGCATGAGGAGAGGAGCACATGGGTTCACCTTACATTTTCGCCATAACTCCCCCACCCAATtcctttacaaaaaaaaaaaaaaagggaaaggaaaaggaaaaaaaagaaaacaaatctgtgaGGCATCCTCAAGGGAGTGCATAGCGCCAGCTAAGCAAagtctttttaattaaaagctgcagtgaggcagaagggggaggagagggagagaggtgggggCAGTGGTGTCAGAACTGGGTCATTGTCTCTTGACTGCAGTCTACCTGACACATTGATTTGTTAATCCTGTTCAACGGGCAGAAACAATGGTGAGAGGTTAATCCTGGCAAGGGGACGGCTCGTAGTCAATCTGGAGCTTCTCAGGCTGCTCAGCCGCTTCACCCATAGAACAAGGCCAAGAGAGCAGGAAGAACGGACGGGACGAGGGACTGAGGGTAAAAAGACAACAATCGTGCAATGACTCATTTGCGAAAGgttggagggaagggggggggagagaacaAGCATAAAAGAAGAATTCAGAGCTGGCTCCTCAAGAAAGCGCTGCCTGTGAATGTCTGCTTTAAATGGAGAATGGATGTGATCGGACAGCCGAGCCAGAGCACAGCATGTTTTCAGCGCGCTCTAAATTATGCATCGCTGTCATTCCATCAACCACACACAGGCGGCAGATAAGGAACGCATCCACTGAGATGCTCCCCAGCCAGTTGTCACAGAGTTGGGAAGATAAATCTGGAGTGAGGAGATTTCTCACTAGAAGCACTACACAGCTCAAGTCAGATGCACAACTATGTCAGTCGAATAACATTATCTTGATACATGCAGCTACCGGCTGTTAATGTGACTTTAGAATCCCAATTGATTTCTATTATACCTGCAGACAGCTCCTCGAGCCCTTATTAAGGAATCTTGAATTATTTGAATAGGATGTGAAAAAAGGGCAAGTTTGAACACCTGCTCACTAAGAAGATTTTAATAAACAagatgcaattaaaaaaaaccaaaaaaacgaTATTAATCCCTAACTTTGTGTCTATTTTAATTAAGAGAATTTTATTTGGCAAgtgcagaaaaagacagaaatgttcaTAAATCTATGAAAAACATAAagaatctaaaaaataaataatataaggatcacacagagagagatcCAGTAGTGGCCTGTTTGAACTGCCCCTGTCTGCCCCCTTGGCTCAACAGGCCATGTCACAGTTGACTTTGCCCCTTGTTCTGCTTGTCCTGCCCCTTTGCAGCTGATAACGGTGAGGGTGGGAACGACAAGTTGTAGTAATCTCAGCCAGCCGAGAGCATTTACATGGCACACTGACAACCCTGTGCAGTgtctgaatgactgactgagtTCAGTGCTCATAAAATGTGATAATGATGAGCCTTGGAGTCTGTTTGCGTGTGTGGCAGCATGTCTGGGCAAGCTacccccctttccctccctccctccctccctccctccctttctctgctCTCTACAGGCTTCAAGGTATTGCACCTCTCACTTCCAGCTCTGTCACCGAGAAGACGGAGGTAATTGATTGGAGTCATCAAGGTGACAGTGAGCTGGAatccagctcctccacagtTGGGAGAACACTGGTTCATTTCTTAGACTCAGCTGTTAGTCAGAAGCGCCCCACCTGCTGGAACAAAGCAGGGAGAGCTCCTGTTTTCCCCTCTATGAGCCTGTTGTTCTTGCCGAAGCTCAAAGCCGGCTGAGACTTTGCCACAGAAACATTCTGTTCCCCTGCTTCGACCCGTGCATTCACTGATTCCAAAAAGGAGAGGTAGTGGGAAGACGGAGGGAGAATtgtacaaaacaaataaataatgtcatGTCTCCAAGCCACAGGAATTCCATTCTGGCAGCACCACTCCTGCTGTAATAGCGGGAGAAGAACACAAGCTCTATCTAACCCAGATGTGTTTTCGACTGCTAACCACTGGAAAGTCCTGCTCCCATAGAGCAGCAGAATAAACTACCTTTACCTGCCCCACCTGACGAGGTATTAGCTTGCACATGGACATCACGTGCTCTCAGCTGTCAATCTGCTATGCAGGCCAAACTTGAATGGCCAGGTAAAGACTGCACAAGTCCGGCTGCACTCTTTCAGATTTAGGTTACTTTACTTCTGCTGCAAAGCAGACAGGCAGTTTGAAGCTAACTAAACTCCAAGAAAACTTGTTTCATTATACATAAACATTTGCATGAGTAAACTGTGAACAGTCTGAACAGTTGAAAAAaatgtagaggaaaaaaaaaaatttcctttaCATTTCAGTGTGCTAGCAGCAAACATGCAGCTTcgggtgtctgtgtgtgggtgagagaaagaggaagggagggggtgGTTTTGGGTTCAGGGGTCATGCTCCAGTCTGGGACACTTGCAGTATGGAATGCTGGGAGAGGACAAAGCAGATGGGAGCCCTCCACCGCAGCGAGTCGGCTAAAATCCCTGAAACACTGCCCTCCCCTGTCTCTGGGCACAGAAGTGTGGGGGCCCATCCTGCATGACCAAAATGAGGGAGGCACAGACAACCTTGTCTGAACTCAGCAGCACGAGGCTACTGCCGCTGCCTTGCCAGGCTGGGGGAGcgacagagagagtgagatacgaaaagtgtgtgtgcgagcTTCCTGAGGTTGTGAAATATACACTGCAGTGCACAGGAAGTGGCCATCCAGATTATCTAtgctgtgtgtgacagctgcagGCACCAGGGCTGAGCTGAGTGTAGGATCATATGATGGAGTGAAGGCAGTCAGGGGGTATGGGTGCTGTTTGTCATGGTTGAATTTATTCCAAGTATTGCACAAGGCTTTTGGTGTAATTTAAGTTAAGTTCTTCGTGCAAGGGACAACCAACTGGttaattgttatttttcagtGGAAACGGGggtgtgaaatgtaaaattggGTTACACAAGGCGAGATGAGTTATTTAACACCACTCCATGTTCACTGGAAATGCACgacacatacaacacacagcATCAAgtgctaacttttttttttttttttttttttttttttttggagggggggtggggggtaaacAAAGGATCATTCGTCTCTGTAGCCTAATTCCACAAAACATGATTCCAGAAATGATCCGGGTGAGGTCGCGCTAGAGACGATTAAATTGGTTGAGTCGCTTTATCAAAAGCAGATACGGTCTGGCTCCatgaaataacacaacaatGTCATACCTCAAAACCGCATTCACGACAGCTTCAACTATCCGTCCCGTTTATACAAACTTCGCTTGTCTGCGGGTCTCGATGGCCGATCATAAGAAATAAACACCATCTGAATGAGCTGTGACGGAAAATTGTTCAAACAATGAAGGAGCTCACCTGGCTCACAGCCGAAAGTGTGAACGGtgcaaaatttaaatattaataataaaaaaaaaaagcatgaatcaATCAAAATCCAATGGTTAGATCTATCCGGAGGTGcaggtcctggtcccggtccggtgcagcccccccctccccccggtTGGCCCGATCACTCCCGGTGATTAATGCTAATTGTAATGACAGCAGCCCCGTCAGCTGTGCGCTCAGATGTAGTGCCTTCAGGAGTCGCTCTAGTTACAAGAGGCGCACCAGCACCGCCGAGGAGAACAAGAGCAACTCCACACGGGCTGAATACACAAAGCCGACCCCATCAACAGTTCACACAAATTCATCCACAGCCCCCCGAAAAAATGTGCGGCACACCGCTGCCGACGA from Echeneis naucrates chromosome 20, fEcheNa1.1, whole genome shotgun sequence includes:
- the csrnp1b gene encoding cysteine/serine-rich nuclear protein 1b, with protein sequence MSGLLKRKFEEVDEDPCYSSPSPSSLSSACSGWDSEGESCYSDTLDSTPSNPSSPATNFNTTSILKKAKRPRRGNVTFDQVTVFFFPRCQGFTSVPSRGGCTLGMMQRHSTLRTYTLAEFAVEQRLLRREKFLNRLREEKLEALKLKLTKNGTQESEEAERLTVDDIPEQDIDISGANLDEGSFLQPYPSKRRYALLKAAGVKKIDKEEKRQLHELRISRENCGCDCQGFCEPETCSCSLAGIKCQMDHSSFPCGCTKDGCGNTEGRIEFNSTRVQTHYIHTIMKLELEKRLEEQSSTEEEEENTTTAASVPAVPSFPFSSELATAGENSCSSDMTDLSDSSGHSEDSEAGENLCDHGTQLDVDEKGLSRILSFSDTENCSDRTRAGGDKSSKNTYGPDQRQEPQQPSAETFSSFSMVDFADENDNIDAALLDSADDHTDNRATAISELLDENANQGNALFHSSSVPHTPSPTIDRSASYNMDLSLSSESDLEFFDGFPCLGSSSLYNSLKEYEHMDNFFQFQLPSYPSFPAASDPGTCLLESLIGLSESIPEPPTTFTDNQLLEEAMKLSVMESVKV